TGTTTAATCTAGTACGTTCATCTAATTATGACATTAAGTTCGAGTTTTCAGATCTTAAAACTTCTTTTGTAATTAATCTATATAACCAAAAAATTAAGAGGTAAACTAAACAAATTGAGCTTGAAACATCCAAATATTAATAAAGAAGAATATGGCTATCATTTTTATATACCTTTTTAAGTATATTTACGAGCAATCTCCTCTCTTCAAACTTTGAAGAAGATCCAAATATCCAAAACATTCGGGAGTTATGTACCTGCAATAAACATTAGAGACAAGAAAACATAAATGTGTAGGAACACAAAGCAAGGAGCACTGTTTTTTGCTCGAGTGTGCGTACAAATTGTAAATATAATAAAGAAGAAAGTTACCCGTGTCGGAACAGGAAATCGATTATGACGATGTTGCAATTGGTCTTGAAAAAATCTGTCCTTTTTATGATATTAGCAACATGTTTCACAGGGATCAACTTGAAGCTTTCTACCTCTCCAtctgccatatatatatatatgtatgtattaagTCATGAAAGTCCCATCAAAGGTGAGATAAGTTCATTCGAAGTATTACTAGTCTGATAAAAATCTCCGaaacaatttaacatattaaCAAAATTTGAAACTTTTGTCTAGTGTATGTTTCAACAGATGGTAGAATTGCGctttgatgtacttaccttgatTATTTGGTACAAAACTTTCGGGGAGTTTTAAATCATAAGTAAATAGAACATCTCGCTTGAATCTGTGCCCATCGATATCTGAATATGAAACAGCACCAACCGATATAGCTCTGTATGAGGAACATAATCGGTTAAGAGCCTTCCAATATATGCCGATCAAAATAAACTGCATCAAGCCATAGATATCGACCTAACGAGGTTCGACTTCCAAGCCGATATAGGATATGTaagatatattaatatttataataaaacgaAATACGGACCTACTGGATAGGGTTCTTGGTATTCCGGCTTCCTCTTCACATTCCTTGATAAGATTCTCCCCACAAGCAATTCCATGAGGCTATAACCAAAGACCAAAAAATTTCACCGTCAAATAAGTTACAAATTGTCGTAATTGTATTACGTGATAAAAAGCGacataaagaaaaaaagaacacTTTCACCACTTTTCTGAAACTATTAGAAACTCCATAGATTGAACCATCTTCTTGACTTTCATTATAAACATAAAGTCGGATACTCGGATTCGTCCTTTAATATGAAAATTTTTCCTTGTTATGCACATTTAGTTTGTTTCATCACAGATAACTCGCGGATGTTAACAGTTCTAGAACTACAACTTGGTAAAGAAGCAAGTTTTTACAAACCAGTCCTCCAGCAACTAGATGATCAAGCATTCCGGGAAAAGTAGACTTCATGAGACTCCTCTTTCCTAGCCATAGAAATTTTTGCTTGTCTTTTTCAACATATCCGTTCATGTGAACACCATAAGCCTATGGATTCAGAAAAGAAACATTTCAGCTTCTAATATTGTGAAAGTTTCagtaatggaagataggtgataGCATCCCGATATGCAAATCCTATAGGGAAAAACACACCTTTATTCCGAAATAAGGTACAGCGGCACGCTCAAGGGAGAAAAAAACCGGGGCACCATACGATGATGTCACAGGGAACAACTGTTtaacatcaataataaaacaatcattccataaaataaaATCCCTATAAGAAAATGTAAACTCCAAGGACCTTTGATCGATTTAATCGGAAAATAGGCATCGAGAGACCCTAAAGAGAAAAGGGCAATTGATTTCCAGCATTTTAAAAGCAAATACACAAAAAAGACGATAACATCGTAATAAATCAACTTCTAATTCCTTACATTCAATTTCAAGCAGTACCTCATTCCTTATACCTGGAATCAATTCATTTTCAGCTAAGCATTTGATCACTTCTCTTACAGCTCTAGTTCGATCATCGGCCGATTTTAATGATTGGTGCAACATTACTTTACCTCCATCACAATTATCTTTAGATAATATAAAAACATCCTCAAAACTCCTTAAATTTTCGGCAAAACTGCAcattaattacaaaaaatattataattagcCTAGCTAACACATTCTTTTAATTCACATTAGTCTAATAATTAAGTCTTAGAAATAAAGAAAAGCATAAAAAGAATTCACCCTTTATGTATGTAGCCAACAATTTGGTCTTCGACAACAAAAGGAAGGAACTCAGATTGCAATTCCTGTATTTACAAACGAACAacccaaattgaaaataaataaataaataatttctgTTTGGTTGCCAAGAAAAAGTTTTATATAGAATTTGGAATTTAGAAGGTGAGGGAGATGCTCACAGCGCCGCGGTTGCAAGCTTTGATTTTATCGAAGAAGCCTCTGAGATTGGACGAATCGTTGGGGTTAAACTCGGGTTGAGAGACGCGAACGACGTCGTCCCAAGAGAAAGTGGGAGTGGTAGAGGCGGCGCCGGCAGAAACTGCGGCCGAAGCTGAGACAGAACGGAGATTTGTGGGTTTCATTGGGCGAGAGAAAGGAGAGTGAAAGAGCGGAAATGAAGGCATTAAACTGGCGGGAAACGGCCGAGAGGACAGGGCGGCGCGGCAAGATGAGATTGAGAATCGGAATTTAGCAGTGCAGCAGCTGGCCATTGAAGTGCCGCCGGCGAAGCTTGCAATTGGGGGGCGGGGGCGGGGGCGGGGGACGCGATGGAAGATGGATGGATTGCCAGGGGAGGGAAACTGTGAAATGAACGTTGCGAACGACACCGTTAAAGAAACTCAAAACATTTTGGTTAAATTTTCTCGTTGGTCCATGGTCAATTGGTCATGTTATCCGACAAAACCCGAAGTTTTGcccgaaatatgtgagaaaaaaaTTAGATCTATTTTAGGTCGAGATTGGGCTTCAACTGTTTAAGCCTATCCTGTTTTATACctctttaatatatttttattttgttttgggttGGGTTGAGCTATATGTTAAAGCCCGAAGATCTGTTTGAAATTTAAGGTTTTTGACAAAAATATAAAGCTAAAgtttatgttaaaaattaaattcatttaacatacaatgcctaacttcttttatatatatatatatatatatatatatatattttaggtcAAGTTATTAGGCAAAGCCCAAATGTCTGCTCAAAATATAAAAGGGTTTGGACAATATTATAAAGCCTTAAGCTTAAAAAAATAGATCTATTTAAAGTATGGGTCAATATTAAATTTCAACGTTTAAAGCGTAGCTCgttttatactttttaatatatttttatattttatttttatatattatgcaaTTTATTTCACACAAAATTAAATATGTAGTAGTACAATACTTGTACTATGTAAACATAAAGcaaatttatgttaaattttctaaattacaaaataataaaaggaaagctatttaaaattctaaattaaaagaaatatattatgTTAGTCATTTACAATTATGAGCGAGTTTGGGTAAAATCATAGGtcgtattttaaattaatttgggCTTGAACAAACATAAAGTATACTAATATCAAAACATAGGCCCGATCCGAACTTGAATAGGCTCAGGCCATGAACGCCTATACATAGACTAGTCAATTAGTTCAAAATTTTGGTCAAGTTGATCTTGGATCATATCAATTTAGATTAATATTTGTCACGTCGAGTTGTCCAGTTCATAAACACCTTTAGTCTTTATATTACGTGTAAGTTGTAGATTTAGTCATAATAttctaatttgatcatttttaatgTTTGTGTttttagaaatttaaaatttcaatgttGTCTTGAATTATagttgttaaattcattaagttaaattatattatttctaaatttatgtcgcaaacatattatcatagtAACGCCAACTTACTATTTTTCACATAGTACACACCAAAAAAATCATGTCATTTTGATCAATGGATTTAATGACTACAATTTTGAGTTAATACTGaagtttcaaattttgaaaagtttagagACTATAAATAATGATCAAATCGAAAACAGAAATTAACCTAATGAATTTAACTACTCTTATTTTGAGACagattgtaattttataaattaaaaagtaCAATGACTAAACGCATAATATAAAAACTAATAAACATTTGACATTAAACGGAAAAACAATATATTTAACTTAATTCGATATAGAATAAATTGGTTCATataaaaaatcattataatttaatctttattaattttgaaaatgaacaactaaataaaattaattacaatGCCAAATTTTTTCCTCAATTATACATACTAATTAAatctatttatttataatatatttactttttaaatatattattaattaaaataattaaattatactattAACCCATGCACCGTAGTGaaagaaaactaaaataaatataaacagATGTGATAAAGTCAAAACCTTGCCAAAGGATTGAAGTTAAACGTGTCGGGCACCATTAATGCCAGCACATTTTCATGTAGTTTAACTActctttcaaatttcaaatcaacTTTTTAATCAgacttttataataaaataaaaacaatgcaAATTCCAATTTGGAATTGGAAAGCTTTGCACAATAGAATTGCAACAAGCAACTTCAAAACAACTTGCCTCAGTTTCCATTTCAGTTGGAAaatgaaatattaattttataaagagATTTAATTGATTAAtactatattaatttaaaatatgaaaatgttattgaAACTTGGGATTAgtatttaatacattagtgtTGGAATTTTTATTTCACATTCAGTTTTAAAACTCTGTCatgtataaatttttaatattttattatacatttataGGTATTTGTCAATCTCTAATTTTACCcgtaaaatctaaaaattatattGATAATGTACTAAATATTTTCCTTAAATTTGATCCAGATTTATATCATATTTACTCCTCGAATATAAAGATTTAAGTTTTGTTTAAGTTACAAGTAGTTAGATGAACATGTCATGCAGTGATGAAAGGTGACATTAAATTTTgagactttttattttattttattcaaaattttaaggaTTAATTTAGTGAGATTTTTCAATAATTTAAAGATATAgttaaaatttttgcaaaaaatTAAGGagaagttttgaaaattttataaagtttaattaaaattgtCAAAACTTTTATAAGGCTTAATTAGAATTCTCAAAATGCATTTTATAAAGTATAGTATTACAGAACTATTTAGAGCCTGAATTTAATAATAATCTCGTATTGGGCTTGActttttattgtttaaattaGTCACTGAATTTGATAATTGTTCTTATATTGggtttgaatttatttattttttcaaattaacTTTTGAACTTAGTAACGGTTCCTATATTGAGGATTGAATTTGACAATTATCCATACATTAAAATTTGAACTTTAagtttttcaataaaatataatGGACTAACTTAGACAAAAAAAAGTTCAAGCTCTAATAAGGGAACAATAGTCTagtctaaggactaatttgaatagaaaaatttaaATCCCAATTTAAAATAATTGTCAAATTCAAGTTTCAAAAAGTAATTTAACCTATAATATAATATAACTGTACATATTGTAGAAAAAAACTATACGTAACATCACTCTAAAAGCAAACCACCTATGTAATATCATTAATCCCTGCCGATTTCAAGTAGTTGAACTACTCTTTCAAATTCCAAATCAAATTTTCatcataattttataataaaataaaaacaaatgcaaAATGCTTGACGATTTATCATACGTATTTTCAAAACAATTTGCgtcaattttcattttaagttaGAAACATGAAATTTTGTTCAATTATTCTCCAAAACGTAAGATTAAGGATAAAATATGATATAAATATCTCTACGAATTTATTCCATTTATTTTTgtaattcaaaatttatatttatttattaacacTCATCAAATTCATTATAatactatttttttataattatataattattaagcgagtaaatttttattttaaaatgttacactaataaatgtaataaaaaattaacagcgttaacaattaaacttaaattgtAAAGTCTAAAAGTTAAAgagattaaattctaaaatttaaaaaatacagaCACTTATAACTATTTTAACCATGGAATAAATAATGGAATAAATAAGGTTTAGAAGTCATTTTACtttacctctttttttttttagaatagtTTAGCGTTTAGGTTCGAATATCATTATATGTAATTGATGCGTGGGTCTTTAATCCTATCATATgtatatgtcatgtatatattttgtcTAGATTCTTTAATGTTTTGTTCGGTTTTTCATTCATTGTGTTTTTGTATAATGTTGTTTGAATTGGACTGAACTGATTAGACAAGTAATCAATTGAGGGATTGGTTTGGAAGGTGACTTTAAATTGATCTGATCGGGAATTGATATGAACCGGTTGAACTGATTAAAAAATTGATTAAACAAATGGTTCAATCGGCTAAAAACTGTTGAATTGACGGTTGAACtacttattttttttttgaatttttaataaatcGATTGGACCAATCAATTAATAGCTTAATTGGTTCGACTATAGATTCAGGTTAAAAAAAacttttgtattgatttgatttTAGAGTGCCGTTTTTACCATAATTGATGATATTAACcttatctatttttttaataaaaaggtaaaatacAATCTATCTCTATTAAGAGGGGCCTCTCTGTTAGTTTTACCATACTTGATGATATTAACCTTATCTATTTCAAAGACATGTGTACGGTATAAAACGGTGTCGCTGGACGCCGATTCCCAGCCACGCAGTGAACTcgcttttttattttatataatttagttaTCGTTTAGAAAAGTCGAAGCGAAATTtcagaaaaattatttttttaaaaaaagaagcaGAAGAAACAAAAGGTAGGGGAGCGAACAAAAAAGAGTAAGGAAAAGCAGTACTTTGATCGCCAGCCCTAGAAGGTACGAACACAAGGGTTTTACAGATCCTTAAAACGCAAATTTGCATTTTCTCGAGAAAATTTCTCATCATTTGATTCGGTTTTTTCTTCGTTAAGGTACGGTCGTAGTTTTTCGTTTCTCAGTTTTAGTTTGATCTGAGCTTTTTTGGTTGAAATGATGCTGATCTCTTTAGTTACCGAGAAAATAAATGAGAAGGATGTATTgttatattgttttttttttctcgaAAGGTTTCGAGTGATTGTGGCGGCCATAGGAGATCTAATGTTTTCTCGCATTTTCTCGGCAATCAAAGGCagcttaaatttataatttatatgaaaaaGTTCAGCTTATTGTTTATTTTATCGTATTTTTTTTCTCATGAAACACAGAAAGAGCAAAGCTCCATTCTGTATTGTTTGCTATTTTCTCTTTcattttttaagtttattttccgGTTTTTCGTCTTGTAAACTTTTTAAGCGTATTACTGTTTTTGTTTTTAGCGATTCTACATCCATTTTGCAATATATGTTCTTCAACGCCGATTTAAGATTCTTTATGCGACGCTCTTTGTTTAAGTACTGTGATTTTTAGTTCATAACAGTTTGCTTTGAGCTACTGGTTAATCCTATCTTCCTTTTTGTAAATAGATCCCTATAAATCTAGAACTTTGAAATATAAACAAACACGTGTATATTATGTTCTTTAGATTATGGCTGCTTATTAAATAAAGTAGAAAGAAATTATTTACCTATTAGATTGGAACCTGCTTTTAAACATATAGAATATGTAATCTTCTATATAGTCAAAATCTGaagatttatgtgattatatttATTGTTAGTGCGTCTTTTGGATATGTTCTGATTCTTTAATACATGTGATACTGTTAGCTCATGCACCAGCTGCTTGTATAAAAAGCTTTACATTTTGCAAAAGAAGGGATTTCAGCACGAAATTGAAGTTGTTTTTAAAAACCATGGTTGCTACTGCTGTGACATCGGCGTTTTTCCCAGTCACTTCTTCACCTGACTCCTCTGACTCGAAAAACAAGAAGCTCGGAAGCATCAAGTCGAAGCCATCGGTTTCTTCTGGAAGTTTGCAAGTCAAGGCAAATGCTCAAGCACCTCCGAAAATAAACGGCACTGTGGCGTCGACAACTCCCGTGGAAGG
Above is a genomic segment from Gossypium arboreum isolate Shixiya-1 chromosome 8, ASM2569848v2, whole genome shotgun sequence containing:
- the LOC108468099 gene encoding nudix hydrolase 20, chloroplastic-like produces the protein MASCCTAKFRFSISSCRAALSSRPFPASLMPSFPLFHSPFSRPMKPTNLRSVSASAAVSAGAASTTPTFSWDDVVRVSQPEFNPNDSSNLRGFFDKIKACNRGAELQSEFLPFVVEDQIVGYIHKGFAENLRSFEDVFILSKDNCDGGKVMLHQSLKSADDRTRAVREVIKCLAENELIPGIRNELFPVTSSYGAPVFFSLERAAVPYFGIKAYGVHMNGYVEKDKQKFLWLGKRSLMKSTFPGMLDHLVAGGLPHGIACGENLIKECEEEAGIPRTLSSRAISVGAVSYSDIDGHRFKRDVLFTYDLKLPESFVPNNQDGEVESFKLIPVKHVANIIKRTDFFKTNCNIVIIDFLFRHGYITPECFGYLDLLQSLKRGDCS